In Burkholderia sp. WP9, a genomic segment contains:
- a CDS encoding phospholipase A, whose translation MRFDASIDRVARNALSHARQPIARLSRTALVAAFLTGAVVCGEARATVAMLQPPRVAAANEPLQITMLYSADDAKSLTLTVPPTIRVSLSAGEQSPQPLDLQREPGVPNTLHLRPGQFRKVRFSAPWPESARGEVRIDPVGFDASPALVVINRGPQQDAIAQAERAESQATTPAQAAATAAVVGGPTGDAISPPGDSLATTGRGVFSHLSFYEPMYIAAGHNGDTNARLQLSFKYRIRIPDDLRSKAFVDNLYFAYTQTSIWDLSADSRPFRDTTYSPQLFYYVPDTGWTSPFFTRMGFAAGIAHESNGRAGDASRSINMPFIRPTWEFGDLTANHLTVSPKIYYYVGTSSNPDIADYRGYVDLLVKYGSPDGWQLATTLRKGTKHWYGSVDTQFTYPLAKVLGSAWGGYIWVGYFNGYGEDLLDYNNRQHWMARIGYSIAR comes from the coding sequence ATGCGCTTTGACGCTTCCATCGACCGCGTTGCCCGCAATGCCCTCTCTCACGCGCGCCAACCCATTGCGCGCCTTTCCCGCACGGCGCTAGTCGCTGCCTTCCTCACCGGCGCTGTCGTGTGCGGCGAAGCCCGCGCGACGGTCGCGATGCTGCAGCCGCCTCGCGTGGCCGCGGCCAACGAGCCGCTGCAGATCACGATGCTCTACTCCGCCGACGACGCCAAGTCCTTGACCCTCACCGTCCCGCCGACCATTCGCGTGAGTTTGAGTGCAGGCGAGCAGTCGCCGCAGCCACTTGATTTACAGCGTGAGCCGGGCGTGCCCAACACGCTGCATCTGCGGCCGGGCCAGTTCCGCAAGGTGCGTTTCTCGGCGCCCTGGCCGGAGTCGGCGCGCGGCGAAGTACGCATCGACCCGGTGGGATTCGACGCCTCGCCCGCGCTCGTCGTGATCAATCGCGGGCCGCAGCAGGACGCGATTGCGCAGGCGGAACGCGCGGAAAGCCAGGCGACCACGCCTGCTCAGGCCGCGGCGACGGCGGCCGTGGTCGGCGGCCCGACCGGCGACGCCATCTCGCCGCCCGGCGACTCGCTCGCGACAACGGGGCGCGGCGTGTTCTCTCACCTTTCCTTTTATGAACCGATGTACATCGCCGCCGGCCACAACGGCGACACGAACGCCCGCCTGCAGTTGAGCTTCAAATACCGCATCCGGATACCGGACGATCTGCGCTCGAAGGCTTTTGTCGACAACCTGTACTTCGCGTATACGCAGACCTCTATCTGGGATCTGTCCGCCGATTCACGCCCGTTCCGCGACACGACCTACTCGCCGCAACTGTTCTACTACGTGCCGGACACCGGCTGGACAAGCCCATTCTTCACCCGCATGGGTTTTGCGGCGGGTATCGCGCACGAATCGAACGGCAGGGCCGGCGACGCATCGCGCAGCATCAACATGCCGTTCATCCGGCCGACCTGGGAGTTCGGCGATCTGACGGCTAACCATCTGACCGTGTCGCCGAAAATCTATTACTACGTCGGCACGAGCAGCAACCCCGATATCGCCGACTATCGGGGCTACGTCGATCTGCTGGTCAAATACGGCAGCCCGGACGGCTGGCAACTGGCGACCACGCTGCGCAAAGGCACCAAGCACTGGTACGGCAGCGTGGATACGCAATTCACCTACCCGCTCGCCAAAGTGCTGGGCAGCGCGTGGGGCGGCTATATCTGGGTGGGCTACTTCAACGGCTATGGCGAGGACCTGCTCGACTACAACAACCGTCAACACTGGATGGCGCGGATCGGCTACAGCATTGCGCGCTGA
- a CDS encoding aldehyde dehydrogenase family protein, protein MKTYNQLYIDGKWIAPCGTGTIDVIDSGTEEIMGRIPEGIEADAESAIAAARVAFDAWAATPAAERGEYLYKIAANLKARTDELSGLIAGEVGMPIKLARAIQVGGPVYNWGAYAKLASEFQYEERVGNSLVVREPVGVVAAITPWNYPLNQVTLKVAAALAAGCTVVLKPSEIAPLNAFVLAEAIHEAGLPAGVFNLVSGYGPVVGEVLASHPSVDMVSFTGSTRAGKRVSELASATVKRVALELGGKSASIILDDADFAAAVKGTVSACFLNSGQTCSAHTRMLVPEARYDEARTLAKQAAEKYVAGDPRNETTRLGPLASAAQQARVQQYIAKGIEEGAELVTGGAGLPDGVSTGFFVKPTVFGRVHPKATIAQDEIFGPVLSILTYKDEEEAVRIANDSPYGLGGAVWAGSDERAAGIARRIRTGQVDINGGTWNMAAPFGGFKQSGFGRENGVYGLEEYLELKSMQFKA, encoded by the coding sequence ATGAAAACCTACAACCAACTCTATATCGACGGCAAGTGGATCGCGCCGTGCGGCACCGGCACGATCGACGTGATCGACTCGGGCACGGAAGAGATCATGGGCCGCATCCCTGAAGGCATCGAGGCCGATGCCGAAAGCGCGATCGCCGCCGCGCGCGTGGCCTTCGACGCCTGGGCCGCGACGCCTGCCGCCGAGCGCGGCGAGTATCTGTACAAGATCGCGGCGAACCTGAAAGCGCGCACCGACGAACTGTCCGGACTGATCGCCGGCGAAGTCGGCATGCCGATAAAGCTGGCTCGCGCGATTCAGGTGGGCGGCCCCGTCTACAACTGGGGCGCGTATGCGAAGCTCGCGAGCGAGTTCCAATATGAAGAGCGTGTCGGCAATTCGCTCGTGGTGCGCGAGCCGGTCGGCGTGGTGGCCGCGATCACGCCGTGGAACTATCCGCTCAATCAGGTCACGCTGAAGGTCGCGGCCGCGCTCGCCGCCGGTTGCACAGTCGTGCTGAAGCCCTCGGAGATCGCGCCGCTGAACGCGTTCGTGCTTGCCGAGGCGATTCACGAGGCCGGGCTGCCGGCCGGCGTGTTCAACCTGGTGAGCGGTTATGGGCCGGTGGTGGGCGAGGTGCTGGCGAGCCATCCGTCGGTCGACATGGTGTCGTTTACCGGCTCGACCCGCGCCGGCAAGCGGGTGTCCGAGCTGGCCTCGGCGACGGTCAAGCGCGTGGCGCTCGAACTCGGCGGCAAGTCGGCCTCGATCATTCTCGACGACGCGGATTTCGCCGCGGCGGTCAAGGGCACGGTCAGCGCGTGCTTTCTGAATTCCGGACAAACATGCTCCGCTCACACGCGCATGCTGGTGCCCGAGGCCCGCTACGACGAAGCGCGCACGCTGGCGAAGCAGGCCGCCGAGAAGTATGTCGCCGGTGATCCGCGCAACGAGACGACCCGCCTGGGCCCGCTGGCGTCGGCGGCGCAGCAGGCACGCGTGCAGCAATACATCGCGAAGGGGATCGAGGAGGGCGCCGAGCTGGTGACAGGCGGTGCGGGCTTGCCTGACGGGGTGTCGACGGGCTTCTTCGTCAAGCCTACCGTGTTTGGCCGCGTGCACCCCAAGGCGACGATCGCTCAGGATGAGATCTTCGGCCCGGTCCTGTCGATTCTGACCTATAAGGACGAAGAGGAAGCCGTTCGGATTGCCAACGATTCGCCATACGGTCTCGGCGGCGCGGTCTGGGCCGGCAGCGACGAGCGTGCCGCGGGCATCGCGCGGCGGATTCGAACCGGCCAGGTGGATATCAATGGCGGAACATGGAATATGGCCGCGCCGTTCGGCGGTTTCAAGCAATCGGGATTCGGGCGCGAAAACGGGGTCTATGGACTCGAAGAGTATCTCGAACTCAAGTCCATGCAATTCAAGGCGTGA
- a CDS encoding OmpW family outer membrane protein — protein MNYSLRNRLKAAAIASSLLCASAFAPQVHAAGDDTMSGIHAGDVLVRLRAISIMPNSSTTGTLSALNVGVNNAIVPELDFTYMIRDYLGVELILATSRHQLTSSLGNLGGVNVLPPTLLLQYHFNHAGRIRPYVGAGVNYTLFYNNGLNAGGQSIGVTNHSWGPALQAGVDVQVTKSLFVNADIKKIWMHTDATLGGQALGRLSIDPVVVGLGVGMRF, from the coding sequence ATGAACTACTCGTTGAGGAACCGACTCAAGGCCGCCGCGATCGCTTCGAGCCTGCTATGTGCAAGCGCTTTCGCGCCGCAGGTGCATGCCGCGGGCGACGACACGATGAGCGGCATTCACGCCGGCGACGTACTGGTGCGTCTGCGCGCCATCAGCATCATGCCGAACTCGAGCACGACCGGAACGCTGTCGGCGCTCAACGTGGGTGTGAACAACGCCATCGTGCCCGAGCTGGATTTCACGTACATGATTCGCGATTACCTCGGCGTCGAACTGATTCTTGCCACGTCGCGGCATCAACTGACCTCGAGTCTCGGCAATCTCGGCGGCGTGAACGTGTTGCCGCCCACGCTGCTGCTGCAGTATCACTTCAATCACGCGGGACGCATTCGTCCGTATGTCGGCGCGGGTGTGAACTACACGCTGTTCTATAACAACGGCCTGAACGCGGGCGGTCAGTCGATCGGCGTCACCAACCACAGTTGGGGCCCGGCGTTGCAAGCCGGCGTCGATGTCCAGGTGACCAAGTCGCTGTTCGTCAACGCGGACATCAAGAAGATATGGATGCACACGGATGCGACGCTCGGCGGTCAGGCGCTCGGCCGCTTGAGCATCGATCCGGTGGTGGTCGGCCTGGGTGTCGGGATGCGTTTCTGA
- a CDS encoding DUF1289 domain-containing protein, protein MASNLHDLPDSPCIGVCSTLFDEVCKGCGRTATEVSNWVFLSDEEKRAVWVRIEQEGTAMRFANDKL, encoded by the coding sequence ATGGCTTCGAATCTCCACGATCTTCCCGACAGCCCGTGCATCGGCGTCTGTTCCACGCTGTTCGACGAGGTATGCAAAGGCTGCGGCCGCACCGCCACTGAAGTGTCGAACTGGGTTTTCCTGAGCGACGAGGAAAAGCGCGCCGTGTGGGTCCGCATCGAGCAGGAAGGCACGGCCATGCGGTTCGCGAACGACAAGCTATAG
- a CDS encoding nitronate monooxygenase family protein codes for MLNSHSFPPLVIRGRSLLPIVQGGMGVGISAHRLAGSVAREGAVGTIASIDLRHHHRDLVERCRESPERATLEQANLTALAREIHSARALSEGRGMIAVNVMKAVSAQADYVRVACENGADAIVMGAGLPLDLPDMTQGHDIALIPILSDSRGVALVLKKWMKKGRLPDAVVIEHPAHAGGHLGVNNLADQHDQRFDFFRILEELDAVFTSLGLNRQDVPLIVAGGINSHEAVRALLNAGASGVQLGTPFAVTEEGDAHPNFKRVLAEATPEDIVEFVSVTGLPARAVKTPWLARYLRHETKIREKVGALKHACPTALECLSACGWRDGIEKFGHFCIDTRLAAALRGDVANGLFFRGREALPFGTAIRSVHDLLELLLTGAARPAVAGRLAFSLA; via the coding sequence ATGCTCAACTCTCATTCTTTCCCGCCGCTGGTCATCCGCGGCCGCTCGTTACTGCCGATCGTGCAAGGCGGCATGGGCGTCGGCATCTCGGCGCACCGGCTGGCCGGCAGCGTCGCCCGCGAAGGCGCAGTGGGCACGATCGCCAGCATCGACCTGCGGCATCATCATCGCGACCTGGTCGAACGCTGCCGCGAGTCGCCCGAACGCGCCACGCTCGAACAGGCCAACCTCACCGCGCTGGCCCGCGAGATCCATTCAGCGAGGGCATTGAGCGAAGGCCGCGGCATGATTGCCGTGAACGTGATGAAAGCGGTCAGCGCGCAAGCCGACTACGTGCGCGTCGCATGCGAGAACGGTGCCGATGCGATCGTCATGGGCGCTGGGCTGCCGCTCGATTTGCCGGACATGACTCAAGGTCACGACATCGCGCTGATTCCGATTCTGTCGGACAGCCGCGGCGTCGCGCTCGTGTTGAAGAAGTGGATGAAAAAAGGCCGGCTGCCCGATGCCGTCGTGATCGAACATCCGGCGCACGCTGGGGGTCATCTCGGTGTCAACAACCTGGCCGATCAACACGATCAACGCTTCGATTTCTTCCGCATTCTCGAAGAACTCGACGCGGTCTTTACTTCGCTCGGCCTGAACCGCCAGGATGTACCGCTGATTGTTGCTGGTGGCATCAATAGTCACGAAGCGGTGCGCGCGCTGCTGAACGCGGGCGCAAGCGGCGTGCAACTCGGTACGCCGTTCGCCGTCACCGAAGAAGGCGACGCGCATCCGAACTTCAAGCGCGTGCTGGCCGAAGCGACGCCCGAGGACATCGTCGAATTCGTCAGCGTGACGGGATTGCCGGCGCGTGCCGTAAAGACGCCGTGGCTGGCGCGTTATCTGCGCCACGAAACGAAAATCCGCGAGAAAGTCGGCGCGCTCAAACACGCTTGCCCAACCGCGCTCGAATGTCTCAGCGCGTGCGGCTGGCGCGACGGTATCGAGAAGTTCGGCCACTTCTGCATCGATACGCGGCTCGCGGCGGCTTTGCGCGGGGACGTGGCGAACGGTCTGTTCTTCCGCGGCCGCGAAGCATTGCCGTTCGGCACGGCCATTCGCAGCGTGCACGACCTGCTCGAACTGCTGCTCACGGGCGCGGCGCGACCGGCTGTCGCAGGGCGATTGGCATTCTCGCTGGCTTGA